Proteins from a single region of Corynebacterium pseudogenitalium:
- a CDS encoding oligosaccharide MFS transporter, protein MLRSQFSNPAYRFGSATIFLFFAAWGIWWSFYQIWLTSEAGGLQLNGAQVGTVYAIQGAITMALMLVYGVLQDKLDLKRPLTIFIGASATLIGPFTQFIYHPLLRDHFIVGAILGSVVLSAGFVAGAGLLEAFVERMANRTGFEYGQARMWGSFAYAIVALLAGIFFTINPMLNFWIGSALGALLLCTQLFWHPKGTAQEASIEEVTAKTPPVSEMLGLLKDSHVWKVIVIVLLSWTFYTVFDQQMFPDFYTSLFSSPEVGQRAYGTLNSVQVFLEAIMMGLIPLLMRKVGARNTLLLGIGVMFVRIFLCAAFTGPVLISIAKMLHAFEVPLCILAIFKYFAIHFNKALSATLYLVAFQLSSQLGNVILSTPLGSLRDQIGYQPTFFVISGVVFVAGLIAVFALKRDDEAVVNPEEIPTR, encoded by the coding sequence ATGCTTCGATCACAGTTTTCAAACCCCGCGTACCGCTTCGGTTCCGCCACGATTTTCCTGTTCTTCGCAGCGTGGGGAATCTGGTGGTCCTTCTACCAGATCTGGCTCACGTCTGAGGCTGGCGGTCTGCAGCTCAACGGCGCGCAGGTAGGTACCGTGTACGCCATCCAGGGCGCGATCACGATGGCGCTAATGCTGGTGTACGGCGTGCTTCAGGACAAGCTGGACCTGAAGCGCCCACTGACCATTTTCATCGGCGCGAGCGCAACCCTCATCGGGCCGTTCACGCAGTTCATTTACCACCCGTTGCTGCGTGACCACTTCATCGTCGGCGCAATCCTGGGCAGCGTGGTGCTCTCGGCCGGGTTTGTGGCTGGCGCCGGGCTGCTGGAGGCGTTCGTGGAGAGGATGGCAAACCGCACTGGCTTCGAGTACGGCCAGGCCCGCATGTGGGGTTCGTTTGCCTACGCAATTGTCGCGTTGCTCGCGGGTATCTTCTTCACCATCAACCCAATGCTGAACTTCTGGATCGGTTCCGCGCTCGGCGCGCTGCTGCTGTGCACGCAGCTGTTCTGGCACCCGAAGGGCACGGCACAGGAAGCCTCGATTGAGGAGGTCACGGCGAAGACCCCGCCGGTCTCTGAGATGCTCGGCCTGCTCAAGGACAGCCATGTGTGGAAGGTCATCGTGATTGTGTTGCTGTCCTGGACGTTCTACACCGTATTTGACCAGCAGATGTTCCCGGACTTCTACACGTCCCTGTTTAGCTCGCCGGAGGTCGGCCAGCGTGCGTACGGCACGTTGAACTCGGTGCAGGTCTTCCTTGAGGCGATCATGATGGGTCTCATCCCACTGTTGATGCGCAAGGTAGGCGCCCGCAATACGTTGCTGCTGGGGATCGGCGTCATGTTTGTCCGTATCTTCCTGTGCGCGGCGTTTACCGGCCCGGTGTTGATCAGTATCGCGAAGATGCTGCACGCGTTTGAGGTTCCGCTGTGCATCCTGGCTATCTTCAAGTACTTCGCGATCCACTTCAACAAGGCACTCTCCGCGACCCTGTACCTGGTGGCATTCCAGCTGTCTTCGCAGCTCGGCAACGTGATCCTGTCGACGCCGCTGGGCTCGCTCCGTGACCAGATTGGTTACCAGCCAACGTTCTTCGTCATCTCCGGCGTGGTCTTCGTCGCTGGCCTCATTGCGGTCTTCGCGCTCAAGCGCGACGACGAAGCCGTGGTCAACCCCGAGGAAATCCCAACCCGCTAG
- a CDS encoding glycoside hydrolase family 32 protein yields the protein MQPLRHTNDRWYPAFHVAAPGGWINDPNGLCFFDGRFHAFFQHHPYSPAWGPMHWGHASSADLLEWREEPIALAPGEPGSDDADGIWSGSAVVHDGTLYAFYTGNRWVNGVDDKDGKFQTQMLATSTDGVHFEKHGAVVPPVKADARDPKVFSHDGRWYMTIGAEVDGRGHVLLYTSEDLYNWSEAGSLFIDPDPNVFMVECPDFFFLDGKWVLIYGPMVRTPIRSGYSLRNGHNVGYVVGSWEPGAQFVPETDFRLLDWGHHFYATQSFAAPNNRRLAFGWMGEFAHPLASREDGWSGQLSLPRELSLSDALTLHCAPAPEIAELFGPAETHDATLQAGETTILAPLEEAWLRVTPDLDQPVPLQTNTCEQVAVHLIRDDARCAHIVFDTLAERIHLVLERGNGAGSGYRSMPWTPGDTLDIYLDRGSIELFTADATETLSSLDFRGEGPRTVEIESVAGPVGVNLEVRPLKRG from the coding sequence ATGCAACCCCTCCGTCACACCAACGACCGCTGGTACCCCGCGTTCCACGTCGCAGCCCCTGGCGGCTGGATCAATGACCCGAATGGCCTCTGCTTTTTCGACGGCCGGTTCCACGCTTTCTTCCAACATCACCCGTACAGCCCGGCGTGGGGCCCGATGCACTGGGGCCATGCCTCCTCTGCGGACCTGCTCGAGTGGCGCGAAGAGCCTATCGCGCTAGCTCCGGGCGAGCCCGGTTCCGACGACGCCGACGGCATCTGGTCCGGTTCCGCTGTAGTCCACGACGGCACGCTGTATGCGTTCTATACGGGCAACCGCTGGGTCAACGGCGTCGATGACAAGGACGGCAAGTTCCAGACCCAGATGCTGGCCACCTCTACCGATGGCGTCCACTTTGAGAAGCACGGCGCCGTGGTCCCGCCCGTCAAGGCGGACGCGCGCGACCCGAAGGTGTTCTCCCACGACGGCCGCTGGTACATGACCATCGGCGCAGAAGTCGACGGTCGCGGCCACGTACTGCTCTACACTTCTGAGGACCTCTACAACTGGTCCGAGGCCGGCTCCCTCTTCATCGACCCAGACCCGAACGTCTTCATGGTCGAGTGCCCCGATTTCTTCTTCCTCGACGGCAAGTGGGTGCTCATCTACGGCCCGATGGTGCGCACGCCGATCCGCTCCGGGTACAGCCTGCGCAATGGCCACAACGTCGGCTACGTTGTGGGCTCGTGGGAGCCCGGCGCGCAGTTCGTGCCCGAAACCGACTTCCGGCTTCTCGACTGGGGCCACCACTTCTACGCCACCCAGTCCTTCGCCGCCCCCAACAACCGCCGCCTGGCGTTCGGTTGGATGGGCGAGTTCGCTCACCCGCTTGCCTCGCGCGAGGACGGCTGGTCGGGCCAGCTCAGCCTCCCTCGGGAGCTCTCGCTTAGCGACGCCCTCACGCTCCACTGCGCGCCCGCCCCCGAAATCGCCGAGCTTTTCGGCCCCGCCGAGACGCACGACGCCACCCTCCAAGCAGGCGAAACAACCATCCTTGCCCCGCTCGAGGAGGCATGGCTGCGCGTCACCCCCGACCTGGATCAGCCCGTCCCCCTGCAAACGAACACCTGCGAGCAGGTGGCCGTCCACCTCATTCGTGACGACGCCCGCTGCGCCCACATCGTGTTCGACACCCTCGCCGAGCGCATCCATTTGGTGCTCGAGCGAGGAAATGGCGCCGGAAGCGGCTATCGGTCCATGCCCTGGACTCCGGGCGATACCTTGGACATCTACCTGGACCGCGGCTCCATCGAGCTGTTCACCGCGGACGCCACGGAGACGCTCTCCTCCCTGGACTTCCGCGGCGAGGGACCTCGCACCGTGGAAATCGAGTCCGTGGCAGGCCCCGTCGGCGTCAACCTGGAAGTGCGCCCGCTGAAGCGAGGTTAA